A single bacterium DNA region contains:
- a CDS encoding N4-gp56 family major capsid protein, with translation MPEVIVKSSDLSFDIREYLEKDLLKIAQRYLRFENFANKLGFEQGSGKIWKAVRYERIALPLTSLTEGETPTGSTMSISQVTGVCEQWGQYITLTDVAELTLYHPVLKIAQEMLAIAYSETRDREIQRVLQGVRNVFYPSTRTARSQITASDVISTGLIKKAVAFLRNRRAEPIDGEYFGGIVDPSVEMDIIGDSTFVPAAQYSNIKALYAGEIGQWMGVRWVRSSFVQNYTGIAAITATGSTSGGSLSDGTYSVSVVGVNVLTGFEELISQDKSVTISTSSGAGKITATMPSNTGYLYDVYVGASASTKRKVASLQEPDANVVITALNPDGDLAPVAPTTDVTVHNVFIIGKGAYGITDLAKVERYTTPAGASDSDPLAQRRKTGWKAFFKTILLNQDFITKIECASAF, from the coding sequence ATGCCAGAAGTAATTGTTAAAAGTTCTGACCTTTCTTTTGATATAAGAGAATATCTTGAGAAAGATTTATTAAAAATAGCACAGAGGTATTTAAGGTTTGAAAATTTTGCTAATAAACTTGGTTTTGAACAGGGCTCTGGTAAAATATGGAAAGCAGTAAGGTATGAAAGAATTGCTCTCCCGTTAACATCCCTTACAGAAGGAGAAACACCTACTGGAAGCACGATGTCAATCAGTCAGGTTACAGGAGTATGCGAGCAGTGGGGACAATATATTACTCTGACTGATGTTGCTGAATTAACTCTTTACCATCCTGTTTTAAAAATTGCACAGGAAATGTTGGCTATTGCTTACTCTGAAACAAGAGATAGAGAAATTCAGAGAGTTTTACAAGGAGTAAGGAATGTATTTTACCCATCTACACGCACAGCCAGAAGTCAGATAACTGCAAGTGATGTTATTTCAACAGGATTGATTAAGAAAGCAGTGGCGTTTTTAAGAAATAGAAGAGCAGAACCTATAGATGGAGAATATTTTGGTGGAATTGTTGACCCATCTGTTGAAATGGATATTATTGGAGATAGTACATTTGTTCCTGCGGCTCAATACTCAAATATTAAAGCGTTGTATGCAGGTGAAATAGGACAATGGATGGGTGTAAGATGGGTAAGAAGTAGTTTTGTTCAGAACTACACAGGAATTGCGGCTATTACTGCTACTGGATCAACTTCTGGTGGAAGTTTATCAGATGGAACTTACTCTGTTTCTGTTGTTGGAGTTAATGTTCTTACAGGATTTGAGGAGTTAATTTCTCAAGATAAGTCAGTAACTATTTCTACAAGTAGTGGAGCAGGAAAGATAACAGCAACTATGCCTTCTAATACAGGATATTTGTATGATGTTTATGTAGGAGCAAGTGCTTCTACAAAGAGGAAAGTTGCTTCTTTACAAGAGCCAGATGCAAATGTAGTTATTACTGCTTTAAATCCTGATGGAGACCTTGCTCCTGTTGCTCCTACAACAGATGTAACAGTTCATAATGTATTTATTATTGGTAAAGGAGCATACGGAATTACTGACCTTGCAAAAGTTGAAAGATATACTACACCAGCAGGAGCAAGTGATAGCGACCCACTTGCACAGAGGAGAAAAACAGGATGGAAAGCGTTCTTTAAGACAATACTTCTTAATCAGGACTTTATTACCAAAATTGAGTGTGCTTCTGCGTTTTAA
- a CDS encoding DUF5659 domain-containing protein, giving the protein MEQEVKENEILITDIWLATLLKCKGFEILRHIKTKKRFVFFYFKKDPEIDEVIKDWINGEIVVNAKEFVQEYKILKTLTF; this is encoded by the coding sequence GTGGAACAAGAAGTGAAAGAAAATGAAATCCTTATCACAGACATATGGCTTGCTACTCTTTTAAAGTGTAAAGGATTTGAAATTTTAAGACATATAAAAACAAAAAAGAGGTTTGTATTTTTCTACTTTAAAAAAGACCCTGAAATAGATGAAGTTATTAAAGATTGGATAAATGGAGAGATTGTAGTTAATGCTAAAGAATTTGTTCAGGAATATAAAATCTTAAAAACTCTTACTTTTTAA